Proteins encoded together in one Candidatus Binataceae bacterium window:
- the recO gene encoding DNA repair protein RecO: protein MPAEESTPAIVLRARDYMESDRIVTLLTEQAGKLGGIAKGAKASRRRFEHRLEPFSHVMLYFRRRPHGQLVFITRAEAAGLEPFRLEDDLGRLALGAYMLDLADALTSEDAEASGAYRLLAEALSALGAGEAGAALRQAYELQMFRWAGFGIEFDRCRVCGESQAGAPAVYFIIGRGGIVCARCRDNAPEGGIRLSAASAAALADLQRMPLAAATSAPAAGADGALAIARSIASVVDRKLRSVEFLDSVIAPATRA, encoded by the coding sequence ATGCCAGCCGAGGAATCGACCCCCGCAATCGTGCTCCGCGCGCGCGACTACATGGAGTCCGATCGCATCGTCACCCTGCTCACGGAGCAGGCGGGCAAGCTCGGCGGCATTGCCAAGGGCGCCAAGGCGTCGCGCCGGCGCTTCGAGCATCGGCTCGAGCCGTTCTCGCACGTGATGTTGTATTTTCGTCGCCGCCCGCATGGCCAGTTGGTCTTCATCACGCGCGCCGAAGCGGCCGGCCTCGAGCCTTTTCGTCTCGAGGATGACCTCGGCCGCCTCGCGCTCGGCGCCTACATGCTCGATCTGGCCGACGCGTTGACCTCCGAGGATGCGGAAGCGTCGGGCGCTTATCGGTTGCTGGCCGAAGCGCTCTCTGCGCTCGGCGCGGGCGAAGCCGGCGCCGCGCTGCGTCAGGCCTACGAGCTCCAGATGTTCCGATGGGCCGGGTTCGGAATCGAGTTCGACCGCTGCCGCGTCTGCGGCGAGAGCCAGGCCGGCGCGCCGGCCGTATACTTCATCATCGGGCGAGGCGGAATCGTTTGCGCGCGATGCCGCGACAACGCACCCGAGGGCGGCATCCGGCTGAGCGCGGCCAGTGCGGCGGCGCTCGCCGATTTGCAGCGGATGCCGCTGGCCGCGGCCACTTCGGCGCCGGCGGCAGGCGCCGACGGCGCGCTCGCGATCGCGCGCTCCATCGCGTCGGTGGTCGATCGCAAGCTCAGGTCGGTTGAGTTCCTGGACTCGGTGATCGCACCCGCGACGCGCGCGTAA